From Haloglomus litoreum, the proteins below share one genomic window:
- a CDS encoding winged helix-turn-helix domain-containing protein — MDEDRSIEEILNTIGDEHARTVLAAISRSPRSAKELADECDLSLPTIYRRLELLQEHDLITERTAVAEDGNHYNIYECNFDSTVIALKDEEYKVRIYRKENLPDRFGALWDELGSDAE, encoded by the coding sequence GTGGACGAAGACCGCAGCATCGAGGAGATCCTGAACACCATCGGCGACGAGCACGCGAGAACGGTCCTCGCGGCCATCAGCCGGAGCCCCCGGTCGGCGAAGGAACTCGCGGACGAATGCGACCTCTCGCTGCCGACCATCTACCGTCGGCTCGAACTCCTCCAGGAACACGACCTCATCACCGAGCGGACGGCGGTCGCGGAAGACGGGAACCACTACAACATCTACGAGTGCAACTTCGACTCGACCGTCATCGCGCTCAAGGACGAGGAGTACAAGGTGCGCATCTACCGGAAGGAGAACCTCCCGGACCGGTTCGGGGCGCTCTGGGACGAGCTCGGCTCGGACGCGGAGTGA
- a CDS encoding universal stress protein, which produces MYDDILFATDGSDAAATALDHAITAADAHGATLHVLSVADERLALAADDTEATREELRERAQTAVDEAADAASGAGVHVETAVRNGVPFREILAYAEAEDVGLVVVGTHGREGREKRVNMGSTAERVVNQAERPVLVVR; this is translated from the coding sequence ATGTACGACGATATCCTGTTCGCGACCGATGGCAGCGACGCCGCCGCCACCGCCCTCGACCACGCCATCACCGCCGCCGACGCACACGGCGCGACGCTCCACGTCCTCTCCGTGGCCGACGAGCGCCTCGCGCTCGCGGCCGACGACACCGAGGCGACCCGCGAGGAACTCCGCGAACGCGCCCAGACGGCCGTGGACGAGGCCGCCGACGCGGCCAGCGGTGCCGGCGTCCACGTCGAGACGGCCGTCCGGAACGGGGTGCCGTTCCGCGAGATTCTCGCGTATGCCGAGGCCGAGGACGTGGGACTGGTCGTCGTGGGGACGCACGGCCGCGAAGGGCGCGAGAAGCGGGTGAACATGGGCTCGACCGCGGAGCGGGTCGTCAATCAGGCCGAGCGGCCCGTGCTGGTGGTGCGGTAG
- a CDS encoding DUF7289 family protein, producing the protein MNSPPGNQGRDSGEGGDRGVSEVLGAILVFGLVLAVLALVQLSAVPAANQQIEFEHSQRIEGDFQQLDEAIEGAATGGARETTPLELGTRYPPRLFLLNPPPVSGDISTRASAVRVSGFQAVDPEAREYLQGNLPVFESRALNYSADYNEYSAEPQIGYENGVLYKRFAEDDQQQVVVDRGALVSGRRITITTLTGGLATQQVDELSLDAVPVSSATRPIGVTTTGGATIRVETALSENTWKEDILGSEYDQAGNQDDRYVSDIECTSGAADSEPCNGELVITFEPGTYNLRMAKVGLGSGFDEEPPQYLTSVEGDDSSILETQTQRLTVEVRDRYNNPVSGVEVPFSTTDGEFEISGSGSATVTTDEDGQASVVFEPTGTGDAEIEAGDVDLGDANSNRDDYERVTFDVSVSSATITDDDDDGEGGRPDRLQDINSRDEDVFIESATLDGSDTIVVTFRNTNETTEKQFQTGRIPFVLASGNPDFATLSSPTGTNYGQLLIGTELKDIGPITVPADGTRTVRFDFDDTLEQSGGSGNFDAFFVFTARVVTPDPANPGQALDGITQTFFISDGLGIDPFSQTSASNVQRGQTATTQTFTFQSNYEMDPGQTVTIDLDTAQGLNGGQPNPVDYRSASVNTGGSTLRGGTASISASDDDATITYTVGSGGLSTGNNQRVTIQLQGVRTQSSAATVSGIDFEWSIGGSETVSFNVN; encoded by the coding sequence ATGAATTCTCCACCTGGCAACCAGGGGCGCGATAGCGGCGAGGGCGGCGATCGTGGTGTATCGGAGGTGCTTGGCGCGATTCTCGTGTTCGGCCTCGTGCTGGCAGTACTGGCACTGGTACAACTGAGCGCCGTGCCAGCCGCGAACCAGCAGATCGAGTTCGAGCACAGTCAGCGGATCGAGGGTGACTTCCAGCAACTGGACGAGGCCATCGAGGGGGCTGCGACCGGCGGTGCCCGCGAGACCACGCCCCTCGAACTCGGGACACGCTATCCGCCGCGGCTGTTCCTGCTGAACCCGCCGCCGGTGAGCGGTGACATCAGCACGCGGGCGAGCGCGGTCAGGGTGTCCGGCTTCCAGGCGGTCGATCCCGAGGCACGCGAGTACCTCCAAGGGAACCTGCCAGTCTTCGAGTCCAGGGCGCTGAACTACAGCGCGGACTACAACGAGTACAGCGCGGAGCCACAGATCGGTTACGAGAACGGCGTGCTGTACAAGCGGTTCGCCGAGGACGACCAGCAGCAGGTCGTCGTCGACCGTGGCGCGCTCGTGAGCGGTCGCCGCATCACCATCACCACGCTGACGGGCGGGCTCGCGACCCAGCAGGTCGACGAGCTGTCGCTGGATGCCGTCCCCGTGAGTTCCGCGACCCGTCCGATCGGCGTCACGACCACGGGTGGTGCCACCATCCGGGTCGAGACCGCCCTCTCGGAGAACACCTGGAAGGAGGACATCCTCGGCTCCGAGTACGACCAGGCCGGGAACCAGGACGACCGCTACGTCAGTGACATCGAGTGTACGAGCGGTGCGGCCGACTCCGAGCCCTGCAACGGCGAACTCGTGATCACCTTCGAGCCTGGCACGTACAACCTCCGGATGGCCAAGGTCGGCCTCGGGAGCGGCTTCGACGAGGAACCCCCCCAGTACCTGACCAGCGTCGAGGGCGACGACAGCAGCATCCTGGAGACCCAGACGCAGCGACTGACCGTCGAGGTCCGCGACCGGTACAACAACCCCGTCAGCGGCGTCGAGGTTCCGTTCTCGACGACCGACGGCGAGTTCGAGATCTCGGGCAGCGGAAGCGCGACGGTGACCACCGACGAGGACGGGCAGGCGAGCGTCGTGTTCGAACCCACCGGAACCGGCGATGCGGAGATCGAGGCCGGGGACGTGGACCTCGGCGACGCCAACTCCAACCGTGACGACTACGAGCGTGTCACCTTCGACGTCTCCGTTTCGTCGGCGACCATCACCGACGACGACGACGACGGCGAGGGCGGCCGCCCGGACCGACTCCAGGACATCAACTCCCGCGATGAGGACGTCTTCATCGAGTCGGCCACGCTTGACGGGAGCGATACGATAGTCGTCACGTTCCGGAACACGAACGAGACGACCGAGAAGCAGTTCCAGACGGGCCGAATCCCGTTCGTCCTGGCCAGCGGGAACCCGGACTTCGCGACGCTCAGCAGCCCGACCGGGACGAACTACGGACAGCTCCTCATCGGGACCGAACTCAAGGACATCGGCCCCATCACGGTTCCGGCAGATGGGACCAGAACCGTCCGGTTCGACTTCGACGACACGCTCGAACAGTCCGGCGGGAGCGGGAACTTCGACGCGTTCTTCGTGTTCACCGCGCGGGTCGTCACGCCCGACCCGGCCAATCCGGGCCAGGCGCTCGACGGGATCACCCAGACGTTCTTCATCTCCGACGGCCTGGGGATCGACCCGTTCTCCCAGACCAGCGCGAGCAACGTCCAGCGCGGCCAGACCGCGACGACCCAGACGTTCACCTTCCAGTCGAACTACGAGATGGACCCGGGCCAGACCGTCACCATCGACCTGGACACCGCCCAGGGGCTCAACGGGGGTCAGCCGAACCCGGTCGACTACCGGTCGGCGAGCGTGAACACCGGCGGGTCGACGCTCCGGGGTGGAACCGCGAGTATCTCGGCCAGCGATGACGACGCGACCATCACCTACACGGTCGGTTCCGGCGGACTGTCCACCGGGAACAACCAGCGGGTGACGATCCAGCTCCAGGGCGTCAGGACGCAGTCGTCGGCGGCGACCGTCAGCGGTATCGACTTCGAGTGGAGTATCGGCGGGTCGGAGACGGTGAGCTTCAACGTCAACTGA
- a CDS encoding type II secretion system F family protein, which translates to MSSEFNRDDIDDTGISEMGLDIRPADRPVSDEEKRRMRKEYGRVRTYFKLRPGRFAGIQRSLNQARIGATYDSYLARSLWYAIAGGLLGAGLGIALTGLLIETGLLADLQSPIEFSGDLARYIEANRTLLAGAAITLIVTSVLGGLIWLGRYYYPSTVVSSRRQAIDVTLPHAIVYMYALSYGGQDLLGVLRDIADAEETYGEVANEFEMVVNDIDLFGSDMYSALQSARNLTPSDRFEGFLDDMLGVLDAGGDVTTFFENEAANYLREAEEEQADFLETLAIMAEVFVVGFVAAPLFLVVTLVVISLIGGSTIQAMTSLIYLVLPVGMVAFLVLIDVLSSPFETPGTTSVTRPVEELPFDESELEGDDRYERYESTARVVRIRGLLNDPLEVFHDNPLYTLALTVPTAVLVLVASILYGLAEPSVAAFTDAPVATTTWFVVVPFFIVAVPLSVFVELRAARQRAITERFPDTLNILASANKMGIALPDALELISRYQTGPVAQELRTVKNDIAWNFDVSRALLSFGARLKTPQLSRSMKLLSDGLRSSGDLARVLSIAAEDARDRAKIERARRRELTAYIAVVVIGFLVYLLVIVMLDASFLQPISELDPGTGAGEGRDLPLSFADVPVSLYRMLFFHSALIQAIGSGLLAGKLAENDSLAGLKYAIALVVLTTVVFLVL; encoded by the coding sequence ATGAGCTCGGAGTTCAACCGCGACGACATCGACGATACCGGGATCAGCGAGATGGGCCTCGACATCCGGCCGGCGGACCGCCCGGTCTCCGACGAGGAGAAGCGCCGGATGCGCAAGGAGTACGGCCGTGTGCGGACGTACTTCAAGCTCCGCCCCGGACGGTTCGCGGGCATCCAGCGGTCGCTCAACCAGGCCCGTATCGGTGCCACCTACGACTCGTACCTGGCGCGGAGCCTCTGGTACGCCATCGCCGGTGGGCTGCTCGGTGCGGGGCTCGGAATCGCGCTCACCGGGCTCCTCATCGAGACGGGCTTGCTGGCCGACCTCCAGAGTCCCATCGAGTTCAGCGGTGACCTCGCCCGGTACATCGAGGCCAACCGCACGCTCCTCGCGGGCGCTGCGATCACGCTGATCGTGACGTCGGTGCTCGGCGGCCTCATATGGCTCGGCCGGTACTACTACCCGTCGACCGTCGTCTCGTCGCGCCGCCAGGCCATCGACGTGACCCTGCCTCACGCCATCGTCTACATGTACGCGCTGTCGTACGGCGGGCAGGACCTGCTCGGCGTCCTCCGTGACATCGCGGACGCCGAGGAGACGTACGGCGAGGTGGCCAACGAGTTCGAGATGGTCGTCAACGACATCGACCTGTTCGGCAGCGACATGTACAGCGCGCTCCAGAGCGCCCGGAACCTCACGCCCTCCGACCGGTTCGAGGGGTTCCTCGACGACATGCTCGGCGTGCTGGACGCTGGCGGTGACGTGACCACCTTCTTCGAGAACGAGGCGGCGAACTACCTCCGCGAGGCCGAGGAGGAGCAGGCCGACTTCCTGGAGACGCTGGCCATCATGGCCGAGGTGTTCGTGGTCGGCTTCGTCGCCGCGCCGCTGTTCCTCGTCGTCACGCTGGTCGTCATCAGCCTCATCGGCGGGAGCACCATTCAAGCGATGACCTCGCTCATCTACCTGGTCCTCCCGGTCGGGATGGTGGCGTTCCTGGTGCTCATCGACGTGCTGTCGTCGCCGTTCGAGACGCCGGGCACGACGAGCGTGACCAGGCCCGTCGAGGAACTGCCGTTCGACGAGTCGGAACTCGAGGGTGACGACCGGTACGAGCGCTACGAGTCGACGGCCCGGGTCGTCCGAATCCGGGGACTGCTCAACGATCCGCTCGAGGTGTTCCACGACAACCCGCTCTACACCCTCGCGCTGACGGTCCCGACCGCCGTGCTGGTGCTCGTCGCGTCCATCCTCTACGGTCTCGCCGAGCCCTCCGTGGCTGCCTTCACGGACGCGCCGGTCGCGACGACCACCTGGTTCGTCGTCGTACCGTTCTTCATCGTGGCGGTCCCGCTGTCGGTGTTCGTCGAACTCCGTGCGGCCCGCCAGCGTGCCATCACCGAGCGGTTCCCGGACACGCTGAACATCCTCGCCTCCGCGAACAAGATGGGTATCGCGCTGCCGGACGCGCTCGAACTCATCTCGCGCTACCAGACCGGGCCCGTCGCCCAGGAGCTCCGGACGGTCAAGAACGACATCGCCTGGAACTTCGACGTGAGCCGGGCGCTGCTCTCGTTCGGTGCCCGGCTCAAGACGCCACAGCTCTCGCGGAGCATGAAGCTGCTCTCGGACGGGCTGCGCTCTTCGGGTGACCTCGCGCGGGTCCTCAGCATCGCCGCCGAGGACGCACGCGACCGGGCGAAGATCGAGCGTGCGAGGCGCCGCGAACTCACCGCGTACATCGCGGTGGTCGTCATCGGGTTCCTCGTCTACCTGCTGGTCATCGTGATGCTGGACGCCAGCTTCCTGCAACCGATCTCCGAGCTCGACCCGGGGACGGGGGCGGGCGAGGGCCGTGACCTGCCGCTGTCGTTCGCCGACGTGCCGGTCAGCCTCTACCGGATGCTGTTCTTCCACTCGGCCCTCATCCAGGCCATCGGGAGCGGCCTCCTGGCGGGGAAGCTGGCAGAGAACGACAGCCTCGCCGGGCTCAAGTACGCCATCGCGCTCGTCGTCCTGACGACGGTGGTCTTCCTGGTGCTCTGA
- a CDS encoding type II/IV secretion system ATPase subunit — MTDEEAADAEPAPRQAIRRVGGDEDVVEPEPEPATEPVHPTVEAVLEDVREYFRAGGGDPFGAPDDEFVEESFFDFSYLERYEEVDRRWVNEPFAFISILYDAERNEYQYRVVEPTLDLFEQYVRADLITLLRNELIYMDFEPGNREGAFMAQARDLVDEHAATVDPGTLHKVVYYLRRDFLGFGPIDPIMRDSAIEDISCDGTEVPVYVYHREYRDLPSNVSFSERKLNSFVVQLAQRAGRSVSIASPLVDASLPDGSRIQLTLGGDISTRGANFTIRKFADVPYTPVDLIEWNTFSVEQMAYFWLAIENNKSLIFAGGTGSGKTTSMNAVSFFIPQHSKVVTIEDTREIDLPHENWVQSVTRSSASGEGRGEVTMYNLLQAALRQRPEYLLVGEIRTEQNVALTFFQAMGTGHTAYTTIHADSVETALSRLQNPPLSIPTQMLQDLDVISIQRQTFLGDRRVRRNATVAELSGDETQPDRVDWTDIFEWDPETDTHERVGESDVLLQIARERGWTDEQLAGEFQARQRVLEYLVEENIHGYNDVATAIQAYARNPDEVLEAIEAGTFDPAEFDSARAEDNRTAVHDAIAADDVAPRGTGLPPELDAATYEEVLAAAAETADADLEELGDERPAGGLTEAADGGNTEDDSNADERVEGDR; from the coding sequence ATGACAGACGAAGAGGCGGCCGACGCGGAGCCAGCCCCACGCCAGGCGATCCGGCGTGTCGGGGGGGATGAGGACGTGGTCGAGCCGGAACCGGAGCCGGCCACCGAGCCCGTCCATCCCACGGTGGAGGCGGTCCTCGAGGATGTCCGCGAGTACTTCAGGGCTGGTGGTGGGGACCCCTTCGGCGCGCCCGACGACGAGTTCGTCGAGGAGTCGTTCTTCGATTTCTCCTATCTCGAGCGGTACGAGGAGGTCGACCGCCGGTGGGTGAACGAGCCGTTCGCCTTCATCTCCATCCTGTACGACGCCGAGCGCAACGAGTACCAGTATCGCGTCGTCGAGCCGACGCTGGACCTGTTCGAGCAGTACGTGCGGGCCGACCTCATCACGCTCCTGCGCAACGAGCTCATCTACATGGACTTCGAGCCGGGGAACCGCGAGGGCGCGTTCATGGCCCAGGCCCGTGACCTCGTCGACGAGCACGCGGCCACGGTCGATCCGGGGACGCTCCACAAGGTGGTCTACTACCTCCGGCGTGACTTCCTCGGCTTCGGTCCCATCGACCCGATCATGCGGGACTCCGCTATCGAGGACATCTCCTGTGACGGTACGGAGGTTCCGGTGTACGTCTACCACCGCGAGTACCGCGACCTGCCGTCGAACGTCTCGTTCAGCGAGCGCAAGCTCAACTCGTTCGTGGTCCAGCTCGCCCAGCGCGCCGGGCGCTCCGTGAGCATCGCCAGCCCGCTGGTCGACGCCTCGCTCCCGGACGGAAGTCGTATCCAGCTCACGCTCGGCGGCGACATCTCCACCCGGGGCGCGAACTTCACCATCCGGAAGTTCGCGGACGTGCCGTACACGCCGGTCGACCTCATCGAGTGGAACACCTTCAGCGTCGAGCAGATGGCGTACTTCTGGCTCGCCATCGAGAACAACAAGTCCCTCATCTTCGCCGGCGGCACGGGGTCGGGGAAGACGACCAGCATGAACGCGGTGTCCTTCTTCATCCCGCAGCACTCGAAGGTCGTCACCATCGAGGACACCCGCGAGATCGACCTGCCGCACGAGAACTGGGTCCAGTCGGTCACGCGCTCCTCGGCCAGCGGTGAGGGGCGCGGCGAGGTGACGATGTACAACCTCCTGCAGGCCGCGCTCCGCCAGCGTCCCGAGTACCTGCTCGTCGGCGAGATCCGGACCGAGCAGAACGTCGCGCTGACCTTCTTCCAGGCGATGGGAACCGGTCACACTGCCTACACGACCATCCACGCCGACAGCGTCGAGACGGCACTCTCGCGGCTGCAGAACCCACCGCTCTCGATTCCGACCCAGATGCTGCAGGACCTCGACGTCATCAGCATCCAGCGCCAGACGTTCCTCGGCGACCGCCGTGTCCGCCGGAACGCGACCGTCGCGGAACTGAGCGGTGACGAGACCCAGCCCGACCGGGTCGACTGGACGGACATCTTCGAGTGGGACCCCGAGACCGACACGCACGAGCGGGTCGGCGAGTCGGACGTCCTCCTGCAGATCGCCCGCGAACGCGGCTGGACCGACGAACAGCTCGCCGGCGAGTTCCAGGCCCGCCAGCGCGTTCTCGAGTACCTGGTCGAGGAGAACATCCACGGGTACAACGATGTCGCCACGGCCATCCAGGCGTACGCCCGGAACCCCGACGAGGTGCTCGAAGCCATCGAGGCCGGAACGTTCGACCCCGCCGAGTTCGACTCGGCGCGGGCCGAGGACAACCGAACGGCCGTCCACGACGCTATCGCGGCGGACGATGTGGCACCGCGCGGGACGGGACTCCCACCCGAGCTGGATGCCGCTACGTACGAGGAGGTCCTCGCGGCCGCGGCCGAGACAGCCGACGCCGACCTCGAGGAGCTCGGCGACGAACGACCGGCGGGCGGTCTCACCGAGGCGGCCGACGGCGGGAACACCGAGGATGACAGCAACGCGGACGAGCGCGTCGAGGGCGACCGATGA
- a CDS encoding DUF7289 family protein, with product MENRIYSDNRCVSEIIGAILVFGLVVISLALFQTTAVPASNEEVEFDHNQEAQTDLLGLDAELNDAAASGNGGTAVVTIGTDYPSRFLFRNPPPVSGSLTAETSRFSIDNAVAVGDTETDDYWDGDPTDPYESRRLVYRVDYNVYEEAPETVLSHGVVYDRFDDGPTRRIDAGGFIDGRSIELTALAGRRNESRVGAVSVPVTAQAAPTETVRVSGAGNENIRLTLRTAATPAEWRDFLEDEMTDGHVEDVVAGDDPGTVEVVLEEGITYELELARVAVGSAPYDAAPAYVTTSDPTTQSVTVGEPSDLTVQVRDAYNGPVAGEDVTFTVDDGRGAPTTETVTTGGEGEATLSYTPSVAGPVEVTAVAGAGTGTDGDPLSVVYDLTASLPGTGEDTEGSGGELNPGGSDAFTLSTASIVNCTPPDTSQRTVVLTDSNCRVDVTFENRGRARTITAVRVNVYSAGQAYPIPNPNPGGGGGGGGGGSQGKPLPRPRPDEWSFQGSADQDFAEGGLTLSSPLSVPADTAAPYGTHTYRFEFDVTDSTFGVSDQQYNVVEGDFYVLTLRFSDGSTSSYLVAPQD from the coding sequence ATGGAAAACCGAATCTACTCGGACAATCGGTGCGTTTCGGAGATAATCGGTGCGATACTCGTCTTCGGGCTGGTGGTCATCTCCCTGGCGCTGTTCCAGACGACGGCGGTCCCGGCGTCGAACGAGGAGGTCGAGTTCGACCACAACCAGGAGGCCCAGACGGATCTGCTGGGACTCGACGCGGAGTTGAACGACGCCGCCGCCAGCGGCAACGGTGGCACCGCCGTCGTCACCATCGGGACCGACTACCCGTCCCGGTTCCTGTTCCGGAACCCACCGCCCGTCTCCGGCAGTCTCACGGCGGAGACCTCTCGGTTCAGCATCGACAACGCCGTCGCGGTCGGTGACACGGAGACGGACGACTACTGGGACGGCGACCCCACGGACCCGTACGAGTCCCGACGACTGGTCTACCGTGTCGACTACAACGTCTACGAGGAGGCCCCGGAGACCGTGCTCTCACACGGCGTCGTCTACGACCGCTTCGACGACGGGCCGACCCGTCGCATCGATGCCGGCGGGTTCATCGACGGCCGCTCCATCGAACTGACGGCGCTCGCCGGCCGGCGAAACGAGTCCCGGGTCGGCGCCGTCTCGGTGCCGGTCACGGCACAGGCCGCGCCGACGGAGACCGTCCGCGTCAGTGGCGCCGGGAACGAGAACATCCGCCTCACCCTTCGGACGGCGGCGACGCCCGCCGAGTGGAGGGACTTCCTCGAGGACGAGATGACCGACGGCCACGTCGAGGACGTGGTGGCAGGGGACGATCCGGGCACCGTCGAGGTGGTGCTCGAGGAGGGGATCACCTACGAGCTCGAACTCGCACGCGTGGCAGTCGGGTCGGCGCCGTACGATGCGGCGCCAGCGTACGTCACCACCAGCGATCCGACCACGCAGTCGGTCACGGTCGGCGAGCCGTCGGACCTGACCGTGCAGGTCCGTGACGCGTACAACGGGCCCGTCGCGGGCGAGGACGTGACGTTCACCGTCGACGACGGCAGGGGCGCCCCCACGACCGAGACGGTCACGACCGGCGGCGAGGGCGAGGCGACCCTCTCGTACACGCCGTCGGTGGCCGGTCCGGTCGAGGTCACGGCCGTCGCCGGGGCCGGCACCGGCACCGACGGCGACCCATTGAGCGTGGTGTACGACCTGACCGCCAGCCTGCCCGGGACGGGCGAGGATACGGAGGGAAGCGGCGGCGAACTGAACCCCGGCGGGAGCGACGCCTTCACGCTCAGTACGGCGTCCATCGTGAACTGTACCCCGCCCGATACTAGCCAGCGGACGGTGGTGTTGACCGATTCGAACTGCCGTGTCGACGTCACCTTCGAGAACCGCGGCCGGGCCCGGACGATCACCGCCGTCCGTGTCAACGTCTACAGCGCGGGGCAGGCGTACCCGATTCCGAACCCGAATCCGGGCGGTGGCGGCGGTGGCGGTGGTGGCGGATCACAGGGGAAGCCGCTCCCCCGGCCCCGCCCGGACGAGTGGTCGTTCCAGGGGTCGGCGGACCAGGATTTCGCGGAGGGGGGACTGACGTTGTCGTCGCCGCTGTCCGTCCCGGCCGACACGGCGGCCCCCTACGGAACCCACACCTACCGGTTCGAGTTCGACGTCACCGACTCGACGTTCGGCGTCTCCGACCAGCAGTACAACGTCGTCGAGGGGGATTTCTACGTCCTCACGCTGCGGTTCAGTGACGGGAGTACCTCCTCGTACCTCGTGGCACCACAGGACTGA
- a CDS encoding type II secretion system F family protein produces MGIGLTEGLGLVVRSSSGLVAEELRKVRNDIIWNASTGEALLAFGSRLEVPQLARTTRLLAEGLRSSGDLSRVLSVAAEDARGRYRLERDRKREMVSYIAIVVIGYLVFLLVIVALDASYLQPVTQTAGEQAEYVGEQRAPISFSDVPIEEYQLLFFHSAVIQGFGSGILAGKLADNSIRSGLKYGLGLVALAVVVFALL; encoded by the coding sequence ATGGGCATCGGCCTCACCGAGGGGCTCGGCCTCGTCGTCCGTTCCTCGTCGGGGCTGGTCGCCGAGGAACTGCGGAAGGTCCGCAACGACATCATCTGGAACGCCTCGACCGGCGAGGCGCTGCTGGCCTTCGGCTCCCGGCTGGAGGTGCCGCAACTGGCGCGGACGACCCGGCTGCTGGCCGAGGGGCTGCGTTCCTCCGGCGACCTCTCGCGGGTCCTCTCGGTGGCCGCCGAGGACGCCCGCGGCCGCTACCGACTCGAGCGGGACCGCAAGCGCGAGATGGTCTCCTACATCGCCATCGTCGTCATCGGCTACCTCGTGTTCCTGCTGGTCATCGTGGCGCTGGACGCCAGCTACCTCCAGCCGGTCACCCAGACCGCGGGCGAGCAGGCCGAGTACGTCGGTGAACAGCGGGCGCCCATCTCGTTCAGCGACGTCCCCATCGAGGAGTACCAGCTCCTGTTCTTCCACTCGGCGGTCATCCAGGGGTTCGGGAGCGGCATCCTCGCCGGGAAGCTGGCCGACAACAGCATCCGCAGCGGGCTCAAGTACGGGCTCGGCCTCGTCGCGCTGGCGGTGGTCGTGTTCGCGCTTCTCTGA